In Gemmatimonadota bacterium, the sequence TCCCTTCGGGCGCGTAGTGGTCCGCGTCCCCGGCGATGAGCTGCACCGGGGCACCGCCGAGCCCCGCGGTGAACGCGTCGAGGGGGAGGTCGTGCGCCAGGGGGACCCCCCAGAGGATCACCCGGTCCACCCGGCGCCCTCCGGCGGCGATCCAGCGGCTGGCAAGCACGGCGCCCTGGCTGAAGCCGAGCAGCGTGAGGCGCGGCCGGACCGGTTGCCCTTCGAGCAGGCGCCGCAACAGGCCATCGAGGTAGGCGAAGTGATCCTGGAGGTCGGCCTCGCGGTGCTCCCGGGTGAGCCAGGTGGCGCCGATCGCGGGGCCGTGCTGGCCATTGAGCCGGGTCTCCAGATAGAACCGGGACAGCGCCTCGGGCGCCGCGATGAGCGTGTGGCCATCCTCGAGCGGCGCGAGCAGGCGGAGGAACCGCGCCGCGAGCTGGGCGTGGCCATGGAGGCCGAGGACCAGCTCCCCGGCGGGCCGCTGGGCGTCACCGAGCAGGAAGTACCGCGCCGTCCGGCCGACGGTCAGGTGGTGCGGCTTCATCCCGCGCCGAGGAGCCGCCCCAGCTCCGTCACGCCGGCCTGGCCCACGTGGCGCCGCACCTCGCTCCATCCCGGAAGGCGATGAACGTCGGGATGCCGCGGACCCCGTATCGGGTGGCGGCCCCGGGGATTCCGGTCGGTGTCCACCTTCACGACCAGCGTGCGGCCCGCCTGCGCCGCCGCGAGGGCCTCGACGGCCGGTGCGCTGGCCCGGCAGGGGCCGCACCAGTCGGCGTAGAAGTCGACGAGAACCGGGACGGTGGCGCTCGCGAGGGTGTCTTCGAGGTCATCCTCGGTGGCGCGCACGGGGCGGTCGAGCTGCAGGGGACTGCGGCACACGCCACACTGCGGCGCCATGGCCACGCGGGCGAGATCCACCCGGTTGCGGCGGTGGCAGGCGGGGCAGGTGATCGTGGCTGCCTGGGCCGGGGTGAGGGTGCTGTCCATGGAAGGGCTCCTTGGGTGTCCCGCGGTGCGGCGGGAATATGCCCGTGTGGCGTGAGATCAGCGAGCGGGCGCGCTGTCGGGGATGAACACGGCGTACACGCCGCGAAGGTCCCCGACCGCGAAGCCGTAGGCCCGGTCCTGCGGGTAACGCTGCTGGATGAAGGCGGGTCGGGCGGCGGCATCACCATGGCAGGCCAGGCAGGGCTGCTCCACCACGATCCGGCGGAAGTAACGGATCCCGGGCTGGCCCTCACGGGTCGATGCCAGCCAGAGGCTCAGCACGCCGGGGTGCCGTTCGAAGACGCGGGTGGCGAACTTCCCCTCCTCGTCCAGGGCGTTCGCGGGGTTCCGGTTGCGGCCGGCCAGCTGCGCCACCTGCCACCCGCGGGCGGCCCCCTCCGTTCGCGCGCGGGCGCCGACCGGCCGGCACACCTGGGCAAAGGTCGCGCTGTCCGGGACCGTCCCGGCGCCGATCCCGGCGGCGAGCCCCGAGCGCATGGCATCGAGTTCCTCGATGAAGCGCACCGCCTCGGCCATCGGGGCCGCGGGCGGACGTGGGGCCTGGGCCGCCACAGGGACGGCGGCCAGGAGGGGAAGCAGGATCAGGCAGGCGTGGCGACGCACAGGAGCCTCGACAGGAAGTTGTATCAATGACTATATAGTTATATATTGCCTTCGTCAACCACCCGAGGCCAGTCATGTCCCGTGCACTGTTGTTGCTCGCCTGCGCCGCCACCGGGCTTCCCGCCCAGGCGCCCGCCCCCCGGCCCGACCTGGTCACCTCCGTGGCCGCGCTGGCGGGCCGACTCTCCGACCCCGCGCTGGTGATCGTGCAGGTGGACCGTGACCCGGCACCCTACCAGGACGGCCACATCCCGGGCGCCCGGTTCGTGCCGCTCCGGGCCATCGTGGTGGAGCGCGCCGGTGTTCCCAACGAGCTGCCGGAGGTGGCGGTCCTCGACTCGGTGCTGGCATCCGTGGGCATCAGCGATGGGACCCCGATCGTGATCTATGGGGAGCCCCTCGCGGCGGCGCGGCTCTTCTTCACCCTGGACTACCTCGGCCTGGGCGACCAGGCGAGCCTGCTCGACGGCGGCCTCGCCGCCTGGAAGGCGGCCGGCCAGCCGGTGACCCGCGACCTCCCGCCCGGGCGCACGGGCCACCTGGCATCGCGGGCCCGGCCCGAGGTGCTGATCGAGGCGCCCGAGCTGGCGCGGCGGCTGGGTGACTCCGCCCTCGTGGTGCTCGACGCGCGCCCGCCGGCCGAATGGAGCGGGAGCACGGGGGGAGAGGGTGTGCCGCGGGCCGGGCATATCCCGGGAGCCCGCAGCTTCTTCTGGCGCTGGGCGCTTGCCGGGGCGGATCCGCCGTCCCTCAAGGACCCGGCGGTGCTGGCCAAGCTGCTCGGACGCGTCGGGCTCGCGCCGGGGCGCGAGGTGATCACGTACTGCCGGACGGGGGTGCAGGCGAGCCACCTCTATTACGTGGCCCGGACCCTCGGCTACCGGCCGCGGATGTACGACGGCTCGTTCCTCGAATGGAGTCGGGTGGCCGAACTGCCGGTGGAACGCTGAGGGTGGAGACGCGACGGGGCGAGGCTCGCGCCTCGCCCCGCCGTGCCACGATTCCCGCAGGGCTTCAGAAGGCGGCGACGATCCCGACCGTCACGCGGGCCAGCTCCTGCTCCATGTCGTAGGTCATCTCCCCGCTCACCCGCAGGTTCCGCTGGACCAGGTGGCCGATCCCGCCGGAGATGCTCTCATAGCGCTTGCCGGGACCGGGGCCACCGAGCCGCACGTCCATCAGCGGCCGGTTGGCCGTGACGAGATTGTACAGCGCGAAGCCGTAGAACCGGCTGTTGGCCGGCCGCACGATCAGCTCACCGAAGCCGCCGTTCACCCGTACTTCGGGCTCCCCCGCGGTGTAGGTGGGCTCGTCGTCGCGGCGGTGGACAAACTGCCCGTTGAGCTCCACGGGACCGAGCGACACGGTGCCATCCACGCCGACCATCCGGGTCTTGTTGGTGGTGCCGTTGGCGGTGGAGCGGCCGTAGTACCCGAAGATGCCCAGGCGGAGCGGCGCGGCGAGGTCGCGGGTGACGTGCAGGAAGAAGTTCTTGCTCGCGTCGGTGTCGTAGCGCCGGTTGGCCTGGGCGCCGCCGATGCCGCTGCCGTTGAGCACCTCGGCGGTGACGGTGAAGCCGGCGAGGTCGGCCAGGCCCATGAGCCCGCGGTCGTAGGTCAGGTCGATGGGGACGTCGCCGACGCGGGCGCGGTACACGGCGTAGTCCTCGAACTCGAGGCGCAGTTCCCGCTTGAACAGCGGATCGGACACCTGGAACTGGCCCACGGCCAGGTCGAACGGCACGCCACCGATGTCGTTGATGTGCAGGAAGGCGTCCTCGACGCCGCCGATGTCACCCCGCTCCACCAGGAAGGTGTAGAAGTAGTAGGAGATCTTCTTCGAGATCGCCCCTCCCGAGAGCACCTTGACCCCGTAGGGGTACTGGAAGTCGGTCGCGACGTCGCCGTTGGCGTAGGCCTGGGCATACATCTCGAGGCGGACCGCCAGCGGGACGTCCTTCATGAGGGCCAGCAGCTCATCGCCGGTCCCGATGGTGTCCATGGGCTCCTCGGTGGGGCTCATGCGGTAGCCATTGGCGGCAAACTGGGCGCCGAAGTCGTTCAGCTTGGGAAACGGGTCATGGCAGGTCTGGCAGCTGACCTTGTACCGTCGCGCAAACGCGGGAATGGCGGACGCGGGCCCCGGGAGCAGGGTGGCGAACGCCAGGACGGCGGTCAGGGTGATCCCCCAACGACGCACGGGCATGGTGATTCCTCGGACGGAGAGTGGTGCCGCAAGTCTAATCCGGTCGGATGAAACGGTCATGAACCCCCGCTGAGTCCCCGGTCGGCCCCTTGGCGGACGGACCGGCCCACCGCACCTTCCAGCATGGCGTGGCTCAACTACCATCACCTCTTGTACTTCTGGACGGTCGCGCGCGAGGGCAGCATTGCCCGCGCCACCCGGAAGCTGCACCTCACACAGCCCACGATCAGCGCCCAGATCCACCGGCTCGAGGAGAGCCTCGGCGAGCAGTTGTTCACGCGCAGCGGCCGGCGGCTGGTCCTGACGGAGGTGGGCCAAGTAGTGTACCGCTACGCCGACGAGATCTTCACCCTCGGCCGCGAGCTGCAGGATGTGCTCGCGGGACAGCCCACCGGGCGGCCGCTCCGGCTGTCAGTCGGGATCGCCGACCAGCTCCCGAAGCTCCTGGCCCACCGGCTGCTGGCCCCGGCCTTCGGGCTGGCCGAGCCGGTGCACCTGCTCTGCCGGGAGGGCAAGCCGGATCGGCTCTTCGCCGACCTGACGACGCATGACCTCGACCTGGTCCTGAGCGATGCCCCGGTGACCGCCGAGACCCGGGTGCGCGCCTTCAATCACCTGCTCGGCGAGACCGGGGTGGCGGTGTTCGGCGTGGCGCCCCTGGCGGAGAAGTACCGGCGTGGGTTTCCCCGGTCGCTGGACGGTGCGCCGTTCCTGCTCCCCGCCGCCGGCACGGCCCTGCGGCATTCGCTGGAGGAGTGGTTCGACCGGCAGCGGGTCCGGCCGTCGATCGTGGGGGAATTCAGCGACAGCGCCCTGCTCAAGGTCTTCGGGATGGGCGGGCTCGGGCTGTTCGCGGCCCCGACCGCCATCGGGGACGACATCCGCCGGCAGTACGAGGTGAAGGCCATCGGTCCGCTGGATGGCGTGCGCGAGGCCTTCTATGCCATCACGGTCGAGCGCCGCCTCCGCCACCCGGCCGTGGTGGCGATCTCCGAGGCGGCGCGGGAGCGGCTCTTCGCCTGACGGGCCTCACCCGCCGAGCAGCCGCCGCTTGAGGGCCATGAACTCCGCCTCGTTCAGCACGCCGCGATCGAGCAGCCGCGCCAGGTCGGCCAGGCTCGCCAGCCGTTCCTGGGTGGCGGGCGGGGCCGGCGTGGGCCCGACAAGTGGTGGTGCGTAGGCGGCCCGGGAGGGCAGCCGGTCGCGCACCCACTGGACGAACCCCTCCGCGCGGGCCGGGTCCGCTCCCTCCAGCGCGAACTTGCGGCCCGACGCGTACAGCCGCACCCGCGCCCCCTGGCGGTCCCGGGTCCAATGGACCTCGTGCAGTTCCGGGTAGCGGACCTCGGTGACCTTCCGCGCGTGATACTCCCGCTCCAGCAGCAGCACCCGCCCCTCCGTGGCCACCCAGAGCACCGTCGCCTCATCTTCGCGGCCTCCCACCCAGCGGGCGGGGGTCTCCCCGGGGGCCCTTTCGGCCACCAGCGCTTCCGCATCGGGGGCGTCATCCGGGCGGGAGGGGTGGCGCGGGCGGACCGGGGCGGTCAATCGCATGTCGTTCAGCATCTGGACTCCAGTGGCCCAGGCGGGCGCGCCCGCCCGAGCCGTGAGGGATGAGCGGTCAGGGGTCAGCGGGCGCGGCCGGGGCTCGGGGCCTCGGAGGCGATCCCCAGCTTTCGGGCCAGGGTGTGCTGGAGGTCCTCCGCCATGGCCAGCGAGCCGTAGAGGCCGGAGGAGAGGTGACGCACCTCGGTGCGACGGGGCGCCGGGGTCGCCGCCTCCTCCGCGAGGCGCGCGGCGAGCCCGTCCGCCTTGGTGAAGAGATCCCGCAGGAAGGTCACCTCGGTCTGCACCAGGCCAGCCTGGGCGGCCGGGAGCTTGTCGGCCATCCGCGTCCACGCGGCGGCGGTGGCCCGTACGGCCTCCCCGACCTGACGGGCCTGCGGTTCGGTGAGGTCGCGGTCGAGGGTCACGCGGCTGCTGGCCCAGTCGTAGAGGCCGAGCAGCTGGCTGCGGCCACGCGAGAGGCCCTGCAGGACCTCCCGGTGGGCCTCGGCGGCATGGGTGTCGGCAAAGCGGGGGGCCGGCGCCTCGGCGGGGGTCGTGGCCAGGAGCGTGGCGGCGGTCAGCAGGGTCAACATGGCATCTCCTCCGATGGGAGCGAGTCGGTCGATGGTGTCCGGGCGGAGCCCGGGCCGGGCTGGGGGGAGTTGCACGGTCCGGACTCCGCCTCCACCCGACGGCCCCAAGCTAGGACCGCCGCCACTCATTTACCAGCCGAACTTTCCTAATCATCCCATCGTTTTTCTCAATGCAATATCAGCGCAGTTCCCCTAACAATACATTGAGAAAAACAATGCTAAAGATCCAATTGTTCCATTTGTTCGCTGAACCATTGGCCGCTACAATTGGCGCCATGCTGCTGAGCCTCCTCGCCGCCCATGTGGCCCTGTTCATCGACCTGCCGCCGATCACCTGGGCCTACGGCGCCTTCCTGGCGCTGGTGGTCCTCTTCCTTGCGCTCGACCTCGGGGTGTTTCACCGCACGGCCCACGTCGTGGGCATGCGCGAGGCCGCCACCTGGACCGTGGTCTGGGTGGCCACCGCGTTGGCGTTCAATGTGGCGATCTACTTTTTCTACGAGGCGCACCGGCTGGGGCTCGGGCTCGACGTGCCCCAGCTCGACGGGAGCACCCGTCCGCTGGTGGGCGGGCTTGAGGCGGCCAAGCTGTTCTTCGCGGGGTACGTGGTCGAGAAGTCGCTGAGTCTCGACAACGTCTTCGTGATCGCGCTGATTTTCGGCTACTTCGGCACCCCTGCGCAGTACCAGCACCGGGTGCTCTTCTGGGGCATCCTGGGCGCGCTGGTGATGCGCGGGGCGATGATCGCGGTGGGGGCACAGCTGCTCCAGCACTTCAGCTGGGTGATCTACCTCTTCGGCGGCTTCCTGATCCTCACCGCGATCAAGATGGCGCGGACCTCGGGGGCGGCGATCGACCCGGAGCGGAACATCCTGGTCCGCCTGGTGCGGCGGGTGATGCCGGTGAGTCCGTCCTACGACGGGCAGCGGTTCTTCACGCGGATCGACGGGCGCCGCGCCGCCACGCCGCTGCTGCTCGCGCTGGTGATGGTGGAGTTCACCGACCTGGTGTTCGCGGTGGACTCGATCCCCGCCATCTTCGCGATCACCGCTGACCCGTTCCTAGTGCTCACCTCGAACGTCTTCGCGATCCTGGGGCTGCGGTCGCTGTACTTCTGCCTCGCGGCGATGATGGACCAGTTCCGCTACCTCAAGCCGGCGCTGGTCGGGGTGCTCGGGTTTGTCGGGGTGAAGGTGCTGCTGGTGCACTCGCCCTGGAAGATCGATACGACTGTGTCGCTCGTCGTGGTGCTCACGATTCTCACCACAGGCGTCGTGGCCTCCGTCATCGCAGCACGGCGGAGCGGCGAGCGACTGGGTGGCGCGGCCTGACCGGACCCGCCACCGACCCCGGCCTGGCCGGGACCCGCACCGGTTCCTCCACACGAACCTGCCCGGCCCGTCCCGCGAGGGGCGGGCCGATTCGTGTGCCGGGCCGCCACCGGCTCAGTCCTTGTACGGATCGACCTCGCCGGCGCCGGCCATCACCACCACCAGGGGCCGGAGGGTGTGCAGCACCTCGATGGTCCCGCGCTGGGCGCGCAGCACCTCCGACAGCCGCCGGTAGACCTGAGGACTCTCGTCGAGCCCGCCCCCGCGGAGGATGACACCCTTTTCATCCACCCGGCGGCGCATGGCCTCGGGACTCACCCGCCCGGGGGTGATCACCCGGCCGGTCTTCCGGTGCACCTTCCCCGCCGCCTGGGTGCGGGACATGACCCGCCCCGCCCCATGCACGGTGGAAAACAGCGCCGACCGCTGCAGTTCGGCCACGGGCTCGCCGATGGCGTCCGGGCCCGGCGCCGCGCCGCGCACGATCACCGCGTCATCGGCCATGGAGCCGCCGACAAAGCCGAGCTGCCCGGGGAAGGCGGGCGTGGCGCCCTTCCGCACCACCACCAGCTCCTCGCCCTCGTGGGTTTCCTTCCAGGCGAAGTTATGGTGGTTGTGCACCAGCTCCAGCTCCCGGCCACCCAGCAGGCGCACCACCTTGCGGGCCACCCACTCGCGGCCGGCGTAGGCGTAGGTGCCCGCCAGGCTCATGAGGGCCCAGTAGTCGTGCCCGATGGGCACACCGAGGTCGAGCAGCACCTCGCG encodes:
- the nhaR gene encoding transcriptional activator NhaR, encoding MAWLNYHHLLYFWTVAREGSIARATRKLHLTQPTISAQIHRLEESLGEQLFTRSGRRLVLTEVGQVVYRYADEIFTLGRELQDVLAGQPTGRPLRLSVGIADQLPKLLAHRLLAPAFGLAEPVHLLCREGKPDRLFADLTTHDLDLVLSDAPVTAETRVRAFNHLLGETGVAVFGVAPLAEKYRRGFPRSLDGAPFLLPAAGTALRHSLEEWFDRQRVRPSIVGEFSDSALLKVFGMGGLGLFAAPTAIGDDIRRQYEVKAIGPLDGVREAFYAITVERRLRHPAVVAISEAARERLFA
- a CDS encoding thiol reductase thioredoxin, with the translated sequence MDSTLTPAQAATITCPACHRRNRVDLARVAMAPQCGVCRSPLQLDRPVRATEDDLEDTLASATVPVLVDFYADWCGPCRASAPAVEALAAAQAGRTLVVKVDTDRNPRGRHPIRGPRHPDVHRLPGWSEVRRHVGQAGVTELGRLLGAG
- a CDS encoding DUF3365 domain-containing protein, encoding MAEAVRFIEELDAMRSGLAAGIGAGTVPDSATFAQVCRPVGARARTEGAARGWQVAQLAGRNRNPANALDEEGKFATRVFERHPGVLSLWLASTREGQPGIRYFRRIVVEQPCLACHGDAAARPAFIQQRYPQDRAYGFAVGDLRGVYAVFIPDSAPAR
- a CDS encoding sulfurtransferase, with the translated sequence MSRALLLLACAATGLPAQAPAPRPDLVTSVAALAGRLSDPALVIVQVDRDPAPYQDGHIPGARFVPLRAIVVERAGVPNELPEVAVLDSVLASVGISDGTPIVIYGEPLAAARLFFTLDYLGLGDQASLLDGGLAAWKAAGQPVTRDLPPGRTGHLASRARPEVLIEAPELARRLGDSALVVLDARPPAEWSGSTGGEGVPRAGHIPGARSFFWRWALAGADPPSLKDPAVLAKLLGRVGLAPGREVITYCRTGVQASHLYYVARTLGYRPRMYDGSFLEWSRVAELPVER
- a CDS encoding RtcB family protein; amino-acid sequence: MQVFGMHDENTLLQLRKVAERARKVALMADGHVGYVMPIGGVAAYRDQVSVVGVGFDIACGNAAIRTDLTLEALGANPGRQGKALRALADEIADSISFGVGRKNRADDAPVDAPLFDDPAWDVVPPRHRGNLREKARAQLGTVGSGNHYVDVFADEAGALWVGVHFGSRGLGHTVASAFLALGQGEAWDARVPEREVLLDLGVPIGHDYWALMSLAGTYAYAGREWVARKVVRLLGGRELELVHNHHNFAWKETHEGEELVVVRKGATPAFPGQLGFVGGSMADDAVIVRGAAPGPDAIGEPVAELQRSALFSTVHGAGRVMSRTQAAGKVHRKTGRVITPGRVSPEAMRRRVDEKGVILRGGGLDESPQVYRRLSEVLRAQRGTIEVLHTLRPLVVVMAGAGEVDPYKD
- a CDS encoding TerC family protein, encoding MLLSLLAAHVALFIDLPPITWAYGAFLALVVLFLALDLGVFHRTAHVVGMREAATWTVVWVATALAFNVAIYFFYEAHRLGLGLDVPQLDGSTRPLVGGLEAAKLFFAGYVVEKSLSLDNVFVIALIFGYFGTPAQYQHRVLFWGILGALVMRGAMIAVGAQLLQHFSWVIYLFGGFLILTAIKMARTSGAAIDPERNILVRLVRRVMPVSPSYDGQRFFTRIDGRRAATPLLLALVMVEFTDLVFAVDSIPAIFAITADPFLVLTSNVFAILGLRSLYFCLAAMMDQFRYLKPALVGVLGFVGVKVLLVHSPWKIDTTVSLVVVLTILTTGVVASVIAARRSGERLGGAA
- a CDS encoding SHOCT domain-containing protein, yielding MLNDMRLTAPVRPRHPSRPDDAPDAEALVAERAPGETPARWVGGREDEATVLWVATEGRVLLLEREYHARKVTEVRYPELHEVHWTRDRQGARVRLYASGRKFALEGADPARAEGFVQWVRDRLPSRAAYAPPLVGPTPAPPATQERLASLADLARLLDRGVLNEAEFMALKRRLLGG